From Coriobacteriaceae bacterium, a single genomic window includes:
- a CDS encoding DegV family protein: MSWALISDSSCNLRDWQPTAPHTTFAFAPLKIRVGEREFVDDLSLDVHELNVAIQSETGASSSACPSVGEWAELFKLADKTICMPISEGVSGSYNAAATARDMVLAEEPNRQIHLVNSRAAGGKMDLIFLLFDRYLASNPDTSFEDACAYFDSLEQNSKILFSLCNYENLAKAGRISKAAGVIANKLNIRILGTASEAGEIELVGHTRGEKKMFTKIINTMEAEGFTGGEVIIDHVENEAGAQALADRIVEHWPGSKTIIMPCNGLDSYYAEMHGLIIGYGMGVASGR, translated from the coding sequence ATGAGCTGGGCACTCATCTCCGATTCGAGCTGCAATCTTCGCGATTGGCAACCAACCGCACCTCATACCACCTTTGCATTTGCACCCCTTAAGATCCGAGTGGGGGAGCGTGAATTCGTTGACGACCTCTCGCTCGATGTTCACGAGCTTAATGTTGCCATTCAATCGGAAACCGGCGCATCATCGAGCGCCTGCCCAAGCGTAGGGGAGTGGGCTGAGCTCTTTAAGCTCGCCGACAAGACGATTTGCATGCCCATCTCCGAGGGCGTCTCGGGTAGCTACAATGCCGCGGCCACCGCGCGTGACATGGTGCTTGCCGAAGAGCCCAACCGTCAGATTCATTTGGTTAACTCGCGAGCCGCAGGTGGCAAAATGGATCTGATCTTCCTACTGTTCGACCGCTATCTTGCAAGCAACCCGGATACCTCCTTTGAGGACGCCTGTGCCTACTTCGATAGCTTGGAGCAGAACAGCAAGATTCTCTTTAGTTTGTGCAATTATGAAAACCTTGCGAAGGCCGGACGTATCTCTAAGGCGGCCGGAGTTATTGCCAACAAGCTTAATATCCGCATTTTAGGCACGGCGAGCGAAGCGGGCGAAATTGAACTCGTTGGGCATACGCGCGGCGAAAAGAAGATGTTCACCAAGATTATTAACACCATGGAGGCCGAGGGCTTTACTGGCGGCGAGGTCATCATCGATCACGTTGAGAACGAAGCTGGAGCCCAGGCGCTTGCCGACCGCATTGTGGAGCACTGGCCAGGCTCCAAGACTATCATCATGCCCTGTAACGGGCTAGATTCCTATTACGCTGAGATGCACGGTCTCATCATCGGTTACGGCATGGGCGTAGCTTCGGGCCGATAA
- a CDS encoding FHA domain-containing protein, whose translation MDNMVNNMPQNDKTADATCVFRVPSSDVTVPDLMANVRITAPVLSIVKGPQTGAAFELEDDVTTIGRDPANGIFLNDMTVSRSHARIIREGLGARIEDLGSLNGTWVDGAIVNAAPLHDGSSVQIGTFTLIYHESTPERIETGE comes from the coding sequence ATGGACAACATGGTTAACAATATGCCTCAGAATGATAAGACTGCTGACGCTACCTGCGTATTCCGCGTGCCTTCAAGCGACGTCACCGTTCCCGACCTCATGGCCAACGTGCGCATCACCGCCCCCGTTCTGTCCATCGTCAAGGGTCCGCAGACTGGTGCCGCCTTTGAGCTCGAGGACGACGTGACCACCATCGGCCGCGATCCTGCAAACGGCATCTTCCTCAATGACATGACCGTTTCGCGCAGCCACGCGCGCATTATTCGCGAGGGCCTCGGCGCTCGCATCGAGGATCTGGGTTCGCTCAATGGCACCTGGGTCGACGGTGCCATCGTCAACGCGGCCCCGCTGCACGACGGTTCTTCCGTCCAGATCGGTACGTTTACGCTCATCTACCACGAGAGCACGCCGGAGCGCATCGAAACCGGTGAGTAG
- a CDS encoding adenine phosphoribosyltransferase: MYDFESQIVDIPDYPEPGVIFKDITPLFGNPEALKAMTDTLAEHFAGMGITKVVGPEARGFMVGVPVAVALGAGFVPARKPGKLPRKTVSESYELEYGTDSIEIHADAITSKDTVLILDDLVATGGTVEATGKLVRDMGAKLVGYGCILELAFLNPRKKLTPSNEDVELFSLVTVD; the protein is encoded by the coding sequence ATGTACGACTTCGAATCTCAAATCGTCGACATCCCCGACTATCCCGAGCCCGGAGTCATCTTTAAAGACATCACGCCGCTCTTTGGCAATCCCGAGGCGCTCAAAGCCATGACCGATACCCTCGCCGAGCACTTTGCCGGCATGGGAATCACCAAGGTCGTGGGTCCCGAGGCTCGCGGCTTTATGGTTGGCGTACCGGTGGCTGTAGCCCTTGGCGCCGGCTTTGTTCCCGCACGTAAACCGGGCAAGCTGCCTCGCAAGACGGTGAGCGAGAGCTACGAGCTCGAATATGGCACCGACTCTATCGAGATCCACGCCGATGCCATTACCTCTAAAGATACCGTGTTGATTCTGGACGACTTGGTCGCGACGGGCGGAACCGTCGAGGCAACAGGTAAACTGGTGCGAGATATGGGCGCAAAGCTTGTGGGCTACGGTTGTATCCTTGAGCTTGCGTTTCTCAACCCGCGCAAGAAGCTCACGCCTTCTAACGAGGACGTTGAGCTCTTTAGCCTGGTAACGGTGGACTAG
- a CDS encoding DUF1836 domain-containing protein — MNHAKHVIPMSDTSVSIKPEDIQPTVLPDAFIQSDMVGRLNALSLPRYDQLPNVTLYRDQVIEYVALWMEPLSICVEQPVITPSMINNYVKVGLVPAPVKKQYGREQIARLIAICIFKQVLPIAAVQALFNIQRLSYDAPTAFDYVVDQLEASIRAAFSVEQTPVPDTAHQVTRESLLVRSAVSSFVSKAYLMSYLKFNGFNS, encoded by the coding sequence ATGTCCGATACATCGGTCAGCATTAAGCCCGAGGATATTCAGCCGACGGTGCTGCCGGATGCATTTATTCAGTCCGATATGGTGGGAAGACTCAACGCGTTGAGCTTGCCACGCTATGACCAGCTGCCCAACGTAACGCTCTATCGCGATCAGGTTATTGAATATGTTGCGCTGTGGATGGAGCCGCTTTCGATTTGCGTAGAGCAGCCCGTTATCACGCCATCGATGATCAATAACTACGTGAAGGTCGGCCTCGTTCCTGCTCCGGTTAAAAAACAGTATGGCCGTGAGCAGATTGCGCGTCTCATCGCCATTTGTATCTTTAAGCAGGTGCTACCCATCGCTGCCGTTCAGGCGCTTTTTAATATTCAGCGCTTGAGCTACGACGCTCCGACCGCCTTTGATTATGTTGTCGATCAGCTTGAGGCATCGATTCGTGCGGCGTTTTCCGTCGAGCAGACTCCCGTGCCCGATACCGCACATCAAGTTACGCGCGAGTCGCTGCTCGTACGCAGTGCGGTATCGTCCTTTGTTTCGAAGGCATACCTGATGAGCTATCTTAAGTTCAATGGGTTTAATAGCTAA
- a CDS encoding NlpC/P60 family protein — MRTANTHKNMARCAATATLACVLGLGLLAPAYADTASDLAAARTKLEQIGTQTQQIHEELSAQTQELDQTAGEITQKQQEIAEGQAKLSSYVAGEYKTGGLSLLQVLTGVDDLGDMLNRLFYYGKVSDKQAQTIQEVKDLKQQLTDKQTEQEKNVAATQKKVDELNAQQAEAQSVVNSLDSQLQAELAAEAEANAALQAGINASTAEKATVSNDTAGTTENTNNGGGTTNNGGGNTPAPTPAPAPTPQPSTPAPAPTPSAPSQSVDGGSVVSRAYSKLGCAYSWGGIGPNSFDCSGFVSYCLTGRYCRLGTTGTFMGWTRVSDPQPGDVVVNSYHTGIYIGNGQMIHASDYKTGVIISSVAAGMNNNYIFVRY, encoded by the coding sequence ATGCGCACAGCAAATACGCACAAAAACATGGCACGCTGCGCTGCTACGGCAACCCTCGCTTGTGTTTTGGGCCTGGGCCTCCTGGCTCCGGCCTACGCCGATACCGCATCCGACCTTGCCGCTGCCCGTACCAAGCTCGAGCAGATTGGCACCCAAACCCAGCAAATTCATGAAGAACTCTCCGCACAGACGCAGGAGCTTGATCAGACTGCAGGCGAGATCACGCAAAAGCAGCAAGAGATTGCGGAGGGTCAGGCAAAGCTTTCGAGCTATGTTGCCGGTGAGTACAAGACCGGCGGTCTGAGTCTCCTTCAGGTTCTGACGGGCGTCGACGATCTGGGCGATATGCTCAATCGTCTGTTCTACTACGGCAAGGTTTCCGACAAGCAGGCCCAGACCATTCAGGAGGTCAAGGACCTTAAGCAGCAGCTCACCGATAAGCAGACCGAGCAGGAGAAGAACGTCGCCGCGACACAGAAGAAGGTCGACGAACTCAATGCCCAGCAGGCTGAGGCTCAAAGTGTCGTGAACTCCCTGGATTCACAGCTGCAGGCCGAGCTTGCTGCCGAGGCCGAGGCCAACGCCGCGCTGCAGGCCGGTATCAACGCCAGCACTGCCGAAAAGGCCACGGTGAGCAACGACACCGCCGGTACAACCGAGAACACCAACAATGGTGGCGGTACGACCAACAACGGCGGCGGCAACACGCCTGCGCCCACGCCCGCTCCTGCTCCCACGCCGCAGCCCTCGACGCCCGCTCCGGCTCCGACGCCTTCCGCACCGAGCCAGTCCGTTGACGGCGGCTCCGTTGTTTCGCGCGCCTACAGCAAGCTCGGTTGTGCTTATTCTTGGGGCGGCATTGGACCGAACAGCTTTGACTGCTCTGGTTTTGTAAGCTACTGCCTCACCGGCCGTTATTGCCGTCTTGGTACCACGGGCACCTTCATGGGCTGGACCCGCGTGTCCGATCCCCAGCCTGGTGATGTCGTGGTTAACTCTTACCACACCGGCATCTACATTGGTAACGGCCAGATGATCCATGCTTCCGACTACAAGACGGGCGTCATCATCAGCTCCGTTGCCGCTGGCATGAACAACAATTACATTTTCGTTCGCTACTAA
- a CDS encoding MerR family transcriptional regulator yields the protein MAERNYLSIGQVVNLLRGAYPDLSNSKIRFLEDEGLITPHRTPKGYRQYSKEDVDRLEVILHLQKTRYMPLNVIKQRLENATDLSTLAYEVGLLSDVPLKTEPKETKQKLHPIETIPDMLGVEISFIRSLAENDLIRIIKSPQNRELVDGRDFPIIRYCSELSRFHIEPRNLRQYVSSANRESSMFEQVLVSMLGMDTSDDERDAKLERAFKKLHDLTEGVHTALLKNRVFESLNAVVEDADIDALDEEIARSESTKAKNEETAAPASHEDSLVKPLKVVAPSQSGTVTAGK from the coding sequence ATGGCCGAACGCAACTATCTGAGTATCGGCCAAGTCGTCAACCTACTTCGAGGCGCATACCCCGATCTTTCGAACTCAAAAATTAGATTTCTAGAGGATGAGGGGCTCATTACCCCTCATCGTACGCCTAAGGGATACCGTCAGTACTCTAAGGAGGACGTTGATCGCCTGGAGGTCATCCTGCATTTGCAGAAGACCCGCTACATGCCGCTCAACGTGATTAAGCAGCGCTTGGAAAACGCCACGGACCTGTCAACGCTCGCTTACGAGGTGGGCTTACTGTCCGATGTTCCGCTCAAGACGGAGCCCAAGGAGACTAAGCAAAAGCTGCATCCCATTGAGACCATTCCCGATATGCTGGGCGTCGAGATTTCGTTTATCCGCTCGCTCGCCGAGAACGACCTCATTCGCATCATCAAGAGTCCGCAGAATCGTGAGCTCGTCGATGGTCGCGATTTTCCAATCATCCGCTACTGCTCCGAGCTGTCACGCTTCCATATCGAGCCCCGCAACCTGCGTCAGTACGTGTCTTCCGCCAACCGCGAGTCCTCGATGTTTGAGCAGGTGCTCGTGAGCATGCTCGGAATGGATACCTCCGATGACGAGCGCGACGCCAAGCTCGAGCGTGCGTTTAAGAAGCTTCACGACCTGACCGAGGGTGTGCACACTGCGCTGCTCAAGAACCGCGTTTTTGAGTCGCTCAACGCCGTGGTCGAGGACGCCGACATTGATGCACTCGATGAGGAAATCGCTCGCTCCGAGTCCACCAAGGCCAAAAACGAAGAAACTGCCGCGCCGGCTTCGCACGAGGATTCTCTCGTAAAGCCGCTCAAGGTCGTCGCCCCTTCGCAATCCGGCACCGTCACCGCGGGCAAATAA